Proteins from a genomic interval of Gemmatimonadaceae bacterium:
- the secF gene encoding protein translocase subunit SecF, which yields MLRILHDTKIDFIRLWKITTAVTLLFMVPGLIWIAVSGYHYSVEFTGGTLMQVSFPKPPNVKDVRSTLDAAGIKGAEIQTFGSDTALVIRAQDPRSVEQQTRGAASVAGDIRAALTKQFGASNYRVDRTEAVGPKVGGELRQKAFYAILVSFLFTLIYLAWRFDWRFGLAAVIATAHDILGTLAFIKYLHLEISLIVVGGVLTMIGYSLNDTIIIFDRVREDLRKRRKESMYDTLNRGVNETLPRSVLTHTTVFACLMALALLGGEVIRPFALVMMFGVLTGTFSSIYVAPVILLWIERKWPRAVGDRGVNPRSARDTPSSTPQQQPPRRKAAGES from the coding sequence ATGCTGCGCATTCTGCACGACACCAAAATCGATTTCATCCGCCTGTGGAAGATCACGACGGCCGTCACGCTGCTCTTCATGGTGCCCGGCCTTATCTGGATTGCCGTGTCCGGATACCACTACAGCGTCGAGTTCACGGGCGGCACGCTCATGCAGGTGAGCTTCCCCAAGCCGCCTAACGTCAAGGACGTGCGGAGTACGCTCGACGCCGCGGGGATCAAGGGCGCGGAGATCCAAACGTTCGGCTCCGACACGGCGCTCGTCATTCGCGCGCAGGACCCGCGATCGGTAGAGCAGCAGACGCGCGGCGCCGCCTCGGTGGCCGGCGACATCCGAGCAGCGCTCACCAAGCAGTTCGGCGCGTCGAACTATCGCGTGGACCGCACCGAGGCCGTTGGGCCAAAGGTGGGCGGCGAGCTCCGACAGAAGGCGTTCTACGCCATCCTCGTCTCGTTCCTCTTCACGCTCATCTATCTCGCGTGGCGGTTCGACTGGCGATTCGGGTTGGCCGCCGTCATCGCCACCGCGCACGACATCCTGGGCACGCTCGCCTTCATCAAGTATCTGCACCTCGAGATCTCGCTCATCGTCGTCGGCGGCGTCCTGACGATGATCGGCTACTCGCTCAACGATACGATCATCATCTTCGACCGCGTCCGCGAGGACCTGCGAAAGCGGCGGAAGGAATCGATGTACGACACGCTGAATCGCGGGGTCAACGAAACGCTGCCGCGTTCGGTGCTCACGCACACCACCGTGTTTGCGTGCTTGATGGCGCTCGCGCTCCTGGGAGGCGAGGTGATCCGTCCGTTCGCGCTGGTGATGATGTTCGGCGTTCTCACCGGTACGTTCAGCTCGATCTACGTCGCGCCGGTCATCCTGTTGTGGATCGAGCGCAAGTGGCCGCGCGCGGTTGGCGACCGCGGAGTCAATCCGCGATCGGCGCGGGACACACCGTCGTCTACGCCGCAGCAGCAGCCGCCGCGCCGCAAAGCCGCCGGCGAATCCTGA
- the secD gene encoding protein translocase subunit SecD, whose amino-acid sequence MATIRNRIILILILIGASIWALFPRDTTIRQLNQNGVWYDTTQRHVPLKKGLDLQGGMYLALEVDQSKQAVANISEAIDRALKVVRNRIDQLGVAETDVRKVGNDRITVEIPGITDQERAEQLVEKSAFLEFQITDKTGALDKVLPHLDQIIRSKGYDRAAGGAPGAKPSGDTTKNAISSLFTPTDTTKTKADTGKAKGAAGAKGAAAAKADTTAATTDTSDTGVFNGASNGPFSRLLQPGQIPGEYFVSNTDVPTLTRYLSYPEVAAALPPGKSLLWGTTADLGQGAQVTPLYLVDSKPIITGEYLTDAKPATDPVEGNIVQFTLNSEGGRRFRQETGKHVGDYMAIVLDGRVMGRPPVIESAIGTRGQITMRGQPLQQVQDLALVLRAGALPVPLKVVDSRSIGATLGTDSIHDGLKAGALGVVLVLLIMIGYYRFSGFLAVIALGLYVLFTLALLAGLDATLTLPGIAGMVLSIGIAVDANVLIFERIREEMARGKTVRASIDEGFRHAMSAIIDSNVSTALTAAVLYWIGTGPVKGFAVTLICGIAASMVSAIFVVKTFYLMWLNRTRGARTLSI is encoded by the coding sequence ATGGCAACGATCCGTAATCGCATCATCCTGATTCTGATACTCATCGGCGCCTCCATTTGGGCGCTCTTCCCGCGCGACACGACCATCCGCCAGCTCAATCAGAATGGCGTGTGGTACGACACGACGCAGCGACACGTGCCGCTCAAGAAGGGTCTCGACTTGCAAGGCGGCATGTACCTGGCGCTCGAGGTCGATCAATCCAAGCAGGCCGTCGCGAACATATCGGAAGCGATCGATCGGGCGCTCAAGGTAGTGCGCAACCGCATCGACCAGCTGGGTGTAGCGGAAACCGACGTTCGAAAGGTCGGAAACGATCGCATCACCGTCGAGATCCCCGGTATTACCGATCAGGAGCGCGCCGAGCAGCTCGTCGAGAAGTCGGCGTTCCTGGAGTTCCAGATCACGGACAAGACCGGCGCGCTCGACAAGGTGCTCCCGCACCTCGATCAGATCATCCGCAGCAAGGGGTACGATCGAGCAGCGGGCGGTGCCCCGGGAGCGAAACCGAGTGGTGACACCACCAAGAACGCCATCTCGTCGTTGTTCACGCCCACCGATACTACGAAGACCAAAGCTGATACCGGGAAGGCGAAGGGCGCGGCGGGCGCCAAAGGCGCGGCCGCTGCGAAAGCGGACACGACAGCTGCAACGACGGACACATCCGACACCGGCGTGTTCAATGGCGCCAGCAACGGCCCGTTCAGCCGTTTGCTTCAGCCGGGTCAAATACCGGGCGAGTACTTCGTTAGCAACACCGATGTCCCCACGCTGACCAGGTATCTCTCGTATCCGGAGGTCGCTGCCGCGCTGCCGCCGGGGAAGTCGTTGCTCTGGGGGACCACGGCGGATCTTGGTCAGGGCGCGCAGGTCACGCCGCTCTACCTGGTCGATTCCAAGCCGATCATTACCGGTGAATATCTCACCGATGCCAAGCCGGCCACCGATCCGGTCGAAGGCAACATCGTCCAGTTTACGCTGAACAGCGAAGGCGGCCGGCGATTCCGTCAAGAAACCGGCAAGCATGTCGGCGACTACATGGCCATCGTGCTCGACGGCAGGGTGATGGGGCGGCCGCCGGTGATCGAGAGCGCGATCGGGACGCGGGGACAGATCACGATGCGCGGCCAGCCGCTGCAGCAGGTACAGGACCTGGCGCTCGTGTTGCGCGCCGGCGCGCTGCCGGTGCCGCTCAAGGTGGTCGATTCGCGCTCGATCGGCGCAACGTTAGGCACCGACTCGATCCACGACGGCCTCAAGGCCGGCGCGTTAGGCGTCGTGTTGGTCCTGCTGATCATGATCGGCTACTACCGGTTCTCCGGGTTCCTGGCGGTGATCGCGCTCGGCTTGTACGTGCTGTTCACCCTGGCGCTGCTGGCCGGCCTCGATGCCACGCTCACGCTGCCGGGGATCGCCGGCATGGTGCTCTCGATCGGCATCGCGGTCGATGCCAACGTGCTGATTTTCGAGCGAATTCGAGAAGAGATGGCGCGCGGCAAAACGGTGCGCGCGTCCATCGATGAAGGGTTCCGGCACGCCATGTCGGCAATCATCGACTCGAACGTGTCGACGGCGCTGACCGCGGCGGTGCTGTACTGGATCGGCACGGGGCCGGTCAAAGGGTTCGCCGTGACGCTCATCTGCGGCATCGCGGCGTCGATGGTGAGCGCGATCTTCGTGGTCAAGACGTTCTACCTCATGTGGCTCAACCGCACCCGCGGCGCCCGCACGCTGAGTATCTGA
- a CDS encoding bifunctional riboflavin kinase/FAD synthetase — protein MPDGSGLPPNERGTVITVGTFDGVHLGHRDVLARIVQRAAEMSLDSVLVTFDPHPLEVVNPSAAPLLLTVAGEKLEVVAESGVRYMAIVPFTPVLQRYSAAQFVDEVLRHRFHVKHLVIGHDHGFGRGREGDVDVMRALGHERGFGVEVVSAVATGDGRVVSSTLIRRAVAGGDLHHAARALGRPYSVQSRVGRGEQRGRSLGFPTINLESPPPRKLLPPDGVYAVKAQTPVGEFGGMMNLGPRPTFGDLARCLEVHLFDADIDLYGACVRVDFVERLRETRAFAGRDELVAQLRRDGVRARAILARRVD, from the coding sequence ATGCCTGACGGATCCGGCCTCCCGCCTAACGAGCGCGGCACGGTGATCACCGTCGGCACGTTCGACGGCGTGCACCTGGGCCACCGCGACGTCCTCGCGCGCATCGTCCAGCGCGCCGCCGAAATGTCGCTCGACAGCGTGCTGGTCACCTTCGACCCTCACCCGCTCGAGGTGGTCAACCCGAGCGCCGCGCCGCTGCTGTTGACCGTGGCCGGCGAAAAGCTCGAAGTCGTCGCCGAGAGCGGTGTGCGATATATGGCGATCGTCCCCTTCACGCCCGTGCTCCAGCGCTACAGCGCGGCGCAGTTCGTGGACGAAGTCCTGCGCCATCGCTTCCACGTCAAACACCTCGTCATCGGCCACGACCACGGCTTCGGCCGGGGCCGGGAAGGCGACGTCGACGTCATGCGCGCGCTCGGCCACGAGCGAGGGTTCGGCGTCGAGGTCGTGAGCGCGGTTGCCACCGGCGACGGCCGTGTCGTGTCGTCGACGCTCATCCGCCGTGCCGTCGCCGGCGGCGACCTCCACCATGCGGCCCGGGCCCTCGGCCGCCCGTATTCAGTGCAGTCGCGCGTCGGACGGGGAGAGCAGCGGGGGCGGTCTTTGGGATTCCCGACCATCAATCTCGAATCGCCGCCGCCTCGCAAACTGCTGCCCCCGGATGGTGTGTACGCGGTCAAGGCGCAGACGCCTGTCGGCGAATTCGGGGGTATGATGAACCTCGGCCCGCGACCCACGTTTGGCGATCTCGCGCGGTGCCTCGAGGTGCACCTGTTCGACGCGGATATCGACCTCTACGGTGCATGTGTGCGGGTCGACTTTGTAGAGCGTCTGCGAGAAACCCGGGCGTTCGCCGGTCGAGACGAGCTCGTTGCGCAGCTTCGCCGCGATGGCGTGCGAGCCCGCGCCATTCTCGCGCGGCGCGTTGACTGA
- the truB gene encoding tRNA pseudouridine(55) synthase TruB, whose product MPTIDGLVLVDKPAGITSHDVVAIARRTLHVRRVGHGGTLDPFATGLLVLLVGRATRLLPYLDGEPKVYAATIKLGDETDTDDGTGAVVRSAPVPAQAAIERAMRSLTGEIAQVPPAYSAKQVAGERAHAAARRGAPLDLAPVRVTVHEWTVSAWRDDELDVTVRCSGGTYVRALARDLGSAAGSAAHLTALRRLRSGRFDVAAACDLAVLRAGAAPVLPPLAAVPSLPVLALDDDAVRRVRLGRDVAGAGPDAEVGHAALVDQTGALVAVAQRQGEWWHPRTVLADA is encoded by the coding sequence ATGCCGACGATTGACGGGTTGGTCCTCGTCGACAAGCCGGCCGGCATCACATCGCATGATGTGGTGGCCATCGCGCGCCGCACCCTTCACGTGCGCCGCGTTGGGCATGGCGGCACGCTGGACCCGTTCGCAACCGGCTTGCTCGTCCTCCTCGTTGGACGCGCGACGCGGCTCCTCCCGTATCTCGACGGCGAGCCAAAAGTGTACGCCGCGACCATAAAGTTGGGCGACGAAACGGACACCGATGATGGCACCGGCGCGGTGGTGCGTTCGGCTCCCGTGCCGGCGCAAGCGGCCATCGAGCGCGCGATGCGCAGCCTCACGGGAGAGATCGCGCAAGTGCCGCCGGCCTATTCAGCCAAGCAGGTGGCGGGTGAGCGTGCCCACGCGGCCGCCCGGCGCGGCGCACCGCTCGATCTCGCGCCGGTCCGGGTCACCGTGCACGAGTGGACGGTAAGCGCCTGGCGCGACGACGAGCTCGACGTCACGGTGCGGTGCAGCGGTGGTACCTACGTGCGGGCGCTGGCGCGGGACTTGGGCAGCGCTGCCGGCAGCGCGGCGCACCTGACCGCGCTGCGACGGCTGCGCAGCGGGCGGTTCGACGTCGCCGCGGCGTGCGATCTCGCGGTGCTGCGCGCCGGCGCCGCTCCCGTGCTGCCGCCGCTCGCCGCGGTGCCGTCGCTCCCCGTCCTCGCCCTCGACGACGACGCCGTTAGGCGTGTGCGCCTGGGCCGCGATGTCGCCGGAGCCGGACCCGACGCCGAGGTTGGCCACGCGGCGCTCGTCGACCAGACGGGCGCCCTCGTCGCCGTTGCCCAACGGCAGGGCGAGTGGTGGCATCCCCGCACCGTGCTCGCCGATGCCTGA
- the rbfA gene encoding 30S ribosome-binding factor RbfA: MSPDHRRADRVAEGIREVVARFLTEGVKDPRVVGLVTVTGVDVTRDLRHARVYVTVLGDEAAHRSTLEGLASLAAHLRPLVARALRLRLAPEIEFRRDETAEHATRIESLLARLRDDAPTVDAPPRDEDADD, from the coding sequence ATGAGTCCCGATCATCGTCGCGCCGACCGCGTCGCCGAAGGCATCCGCGAAGTCGTGGCGCGGTTTCTCACTGAAGGCGTCAAGGACCCGCGCGTCGTCGGCCTCGTCACCGTCACCGGTGTCGACGTCACGCGCGATCTGCGGCACGCCCGCGTCTACGTCACTGTGTTAGGCGACGAGGCCGCGCACCGCTCGACGCTCGAGGGCCTGGCGAGCCTCGCCGCGCACCTGCGCCCGCTCGTCGCCCGCGCGCTGCGCCTGCGCCTCGCGCCGGAAATCGAGTTCCGCCGCGACGAAACGGCCGAGCACGCGACGCGCATCGAATCGCTCCTCGCGCGTTTGCGCGACGACGCGCCGACCGTCGATGCGCCTCCGCGCGATGAGGATGCCGACGATTGA
- a CDS encoding DUF503 domain-containing protein — protein MTIASISWDLHVPAAHSLKEKRSVLSRIKARLHNEYNVSIAETGHHDAWQRAELTACVVSADRRHAESVLSTIDRVVGTAAGCRVIDSVRAFF, from the coding sequence ATGACCATCGCGTCCATTTCGTGGGACTTGCACGTGCCAGCCGCACACTCGCTCAAGGAGAAGCGGTCCGTGCTCTCGCGCATCAAGGCCCGGTTGCACAACGAGTACAACGTGTCGATCGCCGAGACCGGCCACCACGATGCGTGGCAGCGCGCCGAGCTCACGGCGTGCGTCGTGTCCGCCGACCGGCGGCACGCCGAGTCCGTGTTGTCCACCATTGACCGCGTCGTCGGCACCGCCGCCGGGTGCCGCGTCATCGATTCCGTGCGCGCGTTTTTCTAA